The nucleotide sequence AGGCCGGTGACTATCAGCACGCTGGCGCCGATCGTGAGGATCCGGGTCCGGCGCTCATGGGAGCGCTCGGCACGGCGCATCGCCTCGATGCGCGCCTTGCGGTCCCCGCTGCTGTTGGTCTTGGCGGCCATGGGTGGTGTCCTTAGTGGGGGATGGGTCGGATGGGACGGTCGGATCAGCTGATCGTAAGTTGATCCGCTCCCTCTCGTAAACGAGGGATCCCGCCTCCCATGCTGCCCCCTCGGCACCCCGGCCCGCCCACGGAACGACACGGGCGTTACGGATGTCGGCGCGAGCAGGCAAGATGGGCGGTAGAGCGGTTGAGCGGCGGAGCGAGCGGTACACCCCCACAGCGGGAGGTACACCTCGGGAGGTACACCCGCCGTATGCCGGGCGTTCGACTGGAGGTCGGTTTGCCGATCAAGGTGCGCAACGCGCATGAAATGGTGTTGTGGTGGGATGCTCAGGTGCCCGACCGCCTCCCGCGGCTCGGGAGCAAGGCGGCCTGACCAGCAAGGAATGGGTGGAAGCGGAAGATGGACAAGCAGCAGGAGTTCGTGCTCCGTACGTTGGAGGAGCGCGACATCCGTTTCGTACGCCTGTGGTTCACGGACGTGCTGGGCTTCCTGAAGTCCGTCGCCGTGGCCCCCGCCGAGCTGGAACAGGCGTTTGACGAGGGCATCGGCTTCGACGGCTCGGCCATCGAGGGCTTCGCCCGGGTGTACGAGTCCGACATGATCGCCAAGCCGGACCCGTCGACCTTCCAGGTCCTGCCGTGGCGTGCGGAGGCCCCCGGCACCGCTCGGATGTTCTGCGACATCCTCATGCCGGACGGCTCCCCGTCCTTCGCGGACCCGAGGTATGTGCTGAAGCGGGCCCTCGCCAAGACCTCCGACCTGGGCTTCACCTTCTACACGCACCCCGAGATCGAGTTCTTCCTCCTGAAGGACAAGCCGACGGACGGCTCCCGCCCGACCCCGGCCGACAACTCCGGGTACTTCGACCACACCCCCCAGAACGTCGGCATGGACTTCCGCCGCCAGGCGATCACCATGCTGGAGTCCATGGGCATCTCGGTCGAGTTCTCGCACCACGAGGGCGCGCCGGGCCAGCAGGAGATCGACCTGCGCTACGCCGACGCACTCTCCACGGCGGACAACATCATGACGTTCCGCCTGGTCATGAAGCAGGTGGCGCTGGAGCAGGGCGTCCAGGCGACGTTCATGCCGAAGCCGTTCAGCGAGCACCCCGGCAGCGGCATGCACACGCACCTTTCGCTCTTCGAGGGCGACCGGAACGCGTTCTACGAGTCGGGCGCGGAGTACCAGCTCTCCAAGGTCGGCCGCTCCTTCATCGCGGGCCTGCTGAAGCACGCGGCCGAGATCGCCGCCGTGACGAACCAGTGGGTCAACTCCTACAAGCGCATCTGGGGCGGCTCCGAGCGCACCGCCGGCGCCGGCGGCGAGGCCCCCTCGTACATCTGCTGGGGCCACAACAACCGCTCCGCCCTGGTCCGCGTCCCCATGTACAAGCCCGGCAAGACGGGCTCGGCGAGGGTGGAGGTCCGCTCCCTGGACTCCGGCGCGAACCCCTACCTGGCGTACGCGATGCTCCTGGCCGCCGGCCTCAAGGGCATCGAGGAGGGTTACGAGCTCCCGCCGGGAGCCGAGGACGACGTCTGGGCCCTCTCGGACGCGGAACGCCGCGCGATGGGCATCGAGCCCCTCCCGCAGAACCTGGGCGAGGCCCTGTCCCTCATGGAGCGCAGCGACCTGGTGGCGGAGACGCTGGGCGAACACGTCTTCGACTTCTTCTTGCGCAACAAGCGCCAGGAGTGGGAGGAGTACCGCTCCGAGGTGACGGCCTTCGAGCTGCGGAAGAACCTGCCGGTGCTGTAGCGCCGGGCGGAAGCCGTGCACGGCGAAAGGGGAGTCCAGGTCGCTGGGCTCCCCTTCCGCGTGCCGGCGGGAACCGGCATGATGATCGCCATGCCTCTGAACGCACACCTACGAAAGGCCGATGCCGCGTAATCGGCCCGGCGCGCTGCGCGCCGCCCAGCGGCTCCGAGCAGACCGGCCCCTGAGCCGGGACAGCCCACCGCTGACCCGTATCCACGGACTGTCGGCCCGTACCAGCGCCGCCGTACACCGCTGTGAGGCGCTCTCGACCGACTACGACGTCTTCCCCGGCATGACCGCCTACGCCCTGCGGCGCTACCGAGCCTTCGTGGGGGCGCCGGGACGCCGGCCGCGCTATCCGTTCCTGGACGACTGCGGGTGCCGTGCCTGCGCCCTCAGGGACATCAGGCACGTCCGCGACATGCTCGGCACGGTCCTGCGCCACCTGCCCCCACGGCCCCGCGCCGAACTGGGCCGCATGGTCGCGTCGCTCGACCTCCGCTATCTGGAACGCACCCTGCCGGACCCGTTCACCGACGCCCGGCGGCAGTGGCGGCCCCGGGTCTGGTGGTACCGCCGCCTCGAAGGCTGCCGGTACGCCGCGACCGGGACCGTCTGACGCGCGACCGCCGCTCTCCCCTGGTGTTACCGCTGCTCCTGGTGTTACGGCTGCTCCGCCAGGTCCGCCAGGTCCGCCAGCACCCGGTGCAGTGGCTCCGTGACCCTGCGGCGGTACTCCTGGACCGCCCAGCCGTTGCCGTCGGGGTCCTTGAAGTACATGAAGGTGGCGCCGTCGTCGGGGGCGTACTGGACGGGTTCGGACACGTCGAGGCCGCGTTCGAGGAGTTCGGCGTGGGCGGCCTTGATGTCGGCGACGCAGAGCTGGAGGCCCTGGTACGCGCCGGGGGCCGGTTTCGGGCCCCGGGCCATGTCCCAGATGGCGTCGCCGAGAGCGATGGAACAGCCGGACCCCGGGGGAGTCAGCTGGACGATCCGCATGCCCGGCATGACCTCCTGGTCGACGTCGACATGGAAACCGACCTTGTCCCGGTAGAAGTCCCGGGCCCGGTCGATGTCGCTCACGGGCAGCGGAATCACTTCGAGCGTGTACTGCATCCCTGGTCCTCCAGGTCGCCGTTGACGGGAGTGCCTGTCCACATCTTTCGTGGCTTTCGTGCTGTTGCGCGAGCCTTCGCCTCAGCCGAACCGCCACCGCGTCTGGCTGAACGGCTCCCCCTTACCGAAGCCGAAAACGGTGGCGGGCGCCACCGAGAAGACGAAAGCCCGCCCCGCACCGTGCTGAAAACACCCGTCGCGCACCTCGAAGTGCCAGAAACTGCCGTACTTCGCCTCCCACGCGACGGCCAGTTCCCGCAACCGACCGTCATCGCTCACACGTACGGCCTCTCCCTCCACCACCAGGTCGTAGCCCTCGTCCCAGGTGTTCGTGCCGGTCGTCAGCACGACGTGCGGGTTCTCCGCGAGGTTCCTCGCCTTCCGCTCCTCCGGCCCCGTACAGAAGTGCAGCGCCCCCTGAGACCACACGCCGGGCAACGGCGTCACATGCGGCCGCCCGTCCGGCCGCACCGTCGAGATCCAGAACAGCCCGGCGCCGGACAGTCGCGCCTCGGCCTCCGGCCAGGGGATCGCGGCGGCGTCCGGGTCGCTGTAGCGGGGGTCGAGCCGGGTCTGCGGTGTGCTGGTGTCGGACATGAGGTGTCTCTTCCTGTCACCGGGTGCCTGTCGTCAAAGGGCAGACTCCACAGAGCGCCGAAACTCATCCCACAGTTCGCCGGCGTGCTCCGCACCTCGATGTCATGCGGGATCCTCCCCGCCGATGAACCGGGCCAGCACAGCCACACCGGCGGGCATCGCGAAGAGACAGCCGACAAGGAGACCGATGCCCGGGTCGGCCGCTGGGGGCAGGGCCCAGTTCGTCGCCGCGGCCCCGAGCAGGCTCAACGCCGCCAGCGCCAGCAGGGCGGCGACGACGGCGAGCCGGCGCGGCGGGCGCCCCTCGCGGTACAGCTCGATCGCGGGCCCGGCCGCGGCGATGGTCGCGGTGAACGCGGCGAGATGGGGGTTGGGCGCCGACCCGAACAGCCACCCCACCAGCGTGACGACTCCGTAGACGGCGAGACCGGCGAGTTCCAGCAGGGCGGTGGTCACCACCGGCTCCGACGACAGAACCGTCCCCCACGAACGACGCCGTATCGAGCCGTTCCCGCTGTCCTCTTCGTCACCCACCTCGGCAGAGTAGCCGTGGACATGGCGAAAGACGGGCCGTGAACACCGGACTGAGCGGCCCGCCGGGACAGCGGCACCGGTGGGCCGCCCCGGCCAGGGCTCCGTGGAACCTCTCGGCGCCACCGAACCCGCACCCCGCCGACCGGCGCTTCTCCCAGGCTCTCCGGTTAGGCTCAAGCCCGTACGACCTTGATCGACGGAGTCGGGCGATCGGGTGAGCGGACGAGCGGGCTTGATCCGACGGGAGGCCTGGATGACGGCGCCGGGGCGCAGGAGCAGCACGTTCTCGCGACTGCTGCGGCACGGTTTCACCGATCCGAGCGCCGCCGAGCGGCTGCTGGAGAGCGAGGAACTGTCGGCCGTACGGAACGACCCGGTGCTGCTGGACGCGCTGGGGGCGACCGCCGACCCGAACCTCGCGCTGCTGGGTCTCGTACGGCTGCTGGAGGCGCAGCCGGACCGTACGGCGCGGCGGGCGGTGCTGGACACGCTGATAGCGGCGAAGCCGCTGCGGGACCGGCTGTTGGGGGTGCTCGGCGCGTCCGCCGCGCTCGGCGACCATCTGGCCCGGCACGCGCAGGACTGGCAGGCGCTCGTGACGTACGAGGCGCAGGACCTGCATCCGGGCGTCGAGGAGTTCGAGCAGGGGCTCGCGGAGGCCACCGACCCGGTCTCGCTGCGGGTCGCCTACCGCCGCTGTCTGCTCTCCATCGCCGCCCGTGACGTCTGCGGTACGACGGACCTCGCCCAGACCGCCGCCGAACTCGCCGACCTCGCCACCGCCACGCTGCGCGCCGCCCTCGCGATCGCCCGCGCCGCCGCGCCGGAGGACGCGGCGCTGTGCCGGCTCGCGGTGATCGCGATGGGCAAGTGCGGCGGTCATGAGCTCAACTACGTCTCCGACGTCGACGTCATCTTCGTGGGGGAGACGGCGGACGGGGCCGACGAGCAGAAGGCGATCCGGGCGGCCACCCGCCTCGCCTCGCACATGATGCGGATCTGCTCCGAGACGACCGTCGAGGGCAGCATCTGGCCCGTCGACGCCAACCTGCGGCCGGAGGGGCGCAACGGCCCGCTCGTCCGCACACTCAGCAGTCATCTCGCGTACTACCAACGATGGGCGAAGACCTGGGAGTTCCAGGCGCTGCTGAAGGCCCGGCCGGTCGCGGGGGACCTCGAACTGGGCGAGGAGTACGTCGCCGCGCTCGAACCGCTGGTCTGGAAGGCGGCCGAGCGGGACAACTTCGTCGCCGACGTGCAGCGCATGCGCCGCCGGGTCGTCGAGACCATCCCGGCCGCCGAGGTCGACCGTCAACTCAAGCTCGGTCCCGGCGGGTTGCGGGACGTCGAGTTCGCCGTGCAGATGCTGCAGCTCGTACACGGGCGCGGCGACACCTCGCTGCGCAGCGGAACCACGCTCGACGCGCTGGGCGCGCTCGCCGCCGGCGGGTACGTGGGACGGGCGGACGCGGCCCAGTTCGACGCCGCGTACCGCTTCCTGCGGTCCATGGAACACCGCATCCAGCTCTACCGCCTGCGCCGCACCCACCTCGTCCCCGAGGACGACAACGACCTGCGGCGCATCGGCCGTTCGCTCGGCCTGCGCACCGATCCGGTCGCCGAGCTGAACCGCGAGTGGCGACGCCACGCGGCCGTCGTACGCCGACTGCACGAGAAGCTCTTCTACCGTCCGCTCCTCGACGCCGTCGCCCAACTCGCCCCCGGCGAGACCAGGCTGAGCGCCGACGCGGCCAGCGAACGCCTGGTCGCCCTCGGCTACGCCGACCCGGCCGCCGCCCTCCGCCACCTGGAGGCCCTGGCCTCCGGCGTCTCCCGCAAGGCCGCCATCCAACGCACGCTGCTGCCGGTCCTGCTGGGCTGGTTCGCGGACTCGGCCAACCCGGACGCCGGGCTCCTCAACTTCCGCAAGGTCTCGGACGCCCTCGGCAGAACCCCCTGGTATCTGCGGCTGTTGCGCGACGAGGGGGCCGCCGCGGAGAACCTGGCACGCGTGCTCTCCGCCGGCCGCCTCGCCCCCGACCTCCTCATGCGCGCCCCCGAGGCCGTCTCCCTCCTCGGCGACGGGGACGGCGTAGCCGGTGGCGTCGGCGGGCTCGAACCCCGCGTACGCGCCCATCTGGAACAGGAGATCCTCTCCGCCGTCGGCCGCGCAGACGGCGCCCAACAGGCCGTCACGGCCGTGCGTGGCGTCCGCCGCCGGGAACTCTTCCGTACGGCCGCCATGGACATCGTGGGTTCCTACGGCACCGAGGCGTCCCCGGCCTCCCCCATTCTCGACTTCGCTCGAACGGGGGGACCCCCATCCGACCAGGGCGCCCTCGTCGACCTCGTCGGCGGCGCGGTCTCCGACCTCACGGCCGCGACCCTCGCGGGCACCCTCCGTGCCGTGGTCCGCGACCGCTGGGGCGACACCCTCCCCACCCTCTTCGCCGTCATCGGCATGGGCCGCTTCGGCGGCCACGAACTGGGCTACGGCTCCGACGCCGACGTCCTGTTCGTCCACGAGCCGAGGGAGGGTGTCGACGAGCAGGAGGCGGCCCGCGCCGCGAACGCGGTCGTCGCCGAGATGCGGCGCCTGCTCCAGCTCCCGAGCGCCGACCCGCCCCTCCTCATCGACGCGGACCTCCGCCCCGAGGGCAAGTCGGGTCCTGTGGCGAGGACGTTGAAGTCGTACGAGGCCTACTACCGCCGCTGGTCGCTGGGTTGGGAGTCGCAGGCGCTGCTGCGCGCCGAACCCGTCGCAGGCGACGAGGAGTTGGGCCGCCGCTTCATCGAGCTCATCGATCCACTGCGTTACCCGGCGGACGGACTCGGTGACGACGCCGTACGCGAGATCCGGCGCCTGAAGGCTCGTATGGAGTCGGAGCGGATGCCGCGCGGCGCCGACCCGACCCTCCACACCAAACTCGGCCGCGGCGGCCTGTCCGACGTCGAATGGACCGTCCAGCTCTTCCAACTCCGGCACGGCCACGGCGTGTCGGGCCTGCGCACGACCCGCACCCGCGCGGCCCTGGCCGCGGCTCACGCGGCCGACCTGGTGAGCGCCGAGGACGCGGCCATACTGGACGAGGCCTGGGTGCTGGCCACCCGCGTACGCAACGCCGTGATGCTCGTACGGGGCCGGGCAGGCGACACGTTCCCGTCCGACGGTCGCGAACTCGCCGCCGTGGGCCGGTACTTGGGGTACGGCCCCGGGCACGTCGGCGACATGCTCGACGACTATCGCCGGATCACACGGCGGGCCCGGGGCGTGGTGGACGAGTTGTTCTACGGGGGGTGACGCCTCGGCGGGAGGGTCGCACCGGCTTCACGACCGCACCACCGGCCGATCGGCCACCGGAGCGGCGGCCGGACGGGGCCGTACCGGGGTCCGGCCCGCCGACCCCCCGCGCTGCCGGGTCAGCGCCACCCCCGCCAGCACCACGACCATTCCCACGATCACCCGGGGCCCCACCCGCTCGTCGAGGAACAGCGCCCCCAGCGCGACCGACACGACCGGCAGCAGATAGCCGACCGTCGCCGCGCTCGTCGCGCCCTCGTCCTCGATCAGACGGTAGTTGAGGTAGAAGGTCACCCCGGTGCCGAAGATCCCCAGGACGGTGACCGCGACAAGGGCGGTCGCATCCACCCCGGCTGTGCCCGGGTTCCCGGCGGGCAGCGCGAGCGCCGTCCACCCCGTCGCCGTGAGGAGCTGCGCGGCGGAGACCGCGAGGGGCGCGCCGCGGCCCGTCAGATGGCGGCCCATGTACGCGAAGGCCACCGCGTAGCTGACGGCCGCCCCGAGCAGGGCGAGCGCGCCGCCGGTCATCAGCCCCGTCCGCTGCCAGGGCGCGAAGATCAGCAGGACTCCGGCGAAGCCGAGGAGCAGGCCGGTGAGGCGGGCGGGGGAGAGGGGGCGGTCGGTGCCGAGGAGGAGGCCGAGGAGCAGGGCCCACAGCGGTGTGGTCGCGTTGAGGACGCCCGCCGTGCCCGAGTCGACGGTCTGCTCGCCGATGCTGAAGAGCGCGAACGGCAGGGCGTTGCAGAAGAAGGCCGCCACCAGCAGATGGCCCCAGACCCGCCGGTCGCGCGGCAGCCGCTGACGTGCGGCGAGGGCCGGCGCCAGCAGCACCCCGGCACCCAGCGCGCACCGCGTGACCGTGATCTGGAGCGGGGACAGACCGTGGTTGAGGGCGAGCTTGATCCAGAGGAAGCCGGAGCCCCAGAGCAGGGCGAGCACGGCCATACGGAGTGTGGACGCGAGAGGCATGGGAGGCATGGGCTCAACGATCGGGCGCCTTGACCCATAAGGACAAGCGAAAGATGGTGCACATACCTTTAAGCTGAGCTACATGCTCGATGTGCGGCGTATGCAGGTGCTCAGGACCGTGGTGACCAGCGGCTCGGTGACGGCCGCCGCGACCTCCCTCGGCTACACCCCCTCGGCGGTCAGCCAGCAGATCGCCGCGCTGGAGAAGGAGGCCGGGACCGCGCTGCTGGAGCGGGTCGGGCGCGGGGTGCGGCCCACGCAGGCCGGGCTGCTGCTCACCGAGTACGCCGGCACGATCGGCCGCCAGGTCGCCGAGGCGGAGACCGCGCTGGCCGATCTGCGGGCGGGGCGCACGGGACACCTCGCCGTGCGCTACTTCGCCACGGTGGGTGCCTCCCTGGTGGCCCCCGCCGTCGCCCGGCTGCGCGCCGAGCACCCCGGCGTTCAGGTCGAGCTGAAGCTCATCGACCCCGACGACCCGCTCCCGGCCGTCAGGGAAGGCCGGGCCGACCTCGCGCTCGTCGTACTGCCGCGCGGGTCCGCCCCCGAGGGCGTACGGCTGCTGCACCTGCTCGACGACACCTACTTCGCCGTCCTGCCCACCGCGCACCCCCTCGCCGACCGGCCCGCCCTCGAACTGTCCGACCTCGCCGACGAGCCGTGGGTCGGCAGCGAGTCGCCGGGGCCCTGCCTGGACGCCGAGCTGGACGCGTGTGCCGCGGCCGGATTCAGGCCCCGGTTCGTCGTCGAGAGCGAGGACTACGCGACCGCGCAGGGCTTCGTCGCCGCCGGACTGGGCGTCGGCCTCATCCCCCGGCTCGGCCTCGGCAGCCCCCACCCGGACGTCGTCGTACGCCGCCTCGCCGACCCGGAACCCCAGCGCTCCATCCACGTGGCCGTACGCGAGACGGCTCCGCCGCAGCCCGCCCTGAGAACCTTCGTACGGGCGCTGCGGGACGCCGTCAGGGCCTCGGGCCCGCGACAGGCGGCACCCGCCCCCGGCACTACGCCTTGACCGGCTCCAGCTCCGGCTCCACGGCCCTCCCCGCCACCTGGCGCGGCAGCGCGTACGGCAACGCCCCGTACCAGACCCGGGCCACCGTGAACCCGAAGGCGAGGCAGATCATGCCGCCCACCGCGTCCAGCCAGAAGTGGTTGGCGGTGGCGACGATCACGACCAGCGTCAGCGTCGGGTAGAGGAGGCCCAGCACACGCACCCACGGCACCGACGCCAGCGCGAAGATCGTCAACCCGCACCACAGGGACCAGCCGATGTGCATCGACGGCATCGCCGCGTACTGGTTCGACATGTTCTTCAGGTCGCCGGAGGCCATCGAGCCCCAGGTCTGGTGCACGACGACCGTGTCGATGAAGCTCTCGTTGGCCATCAGGCGGGGTGGGGCCAGCGGGTAGAAGAAGTAGCCGACCAGTGCCACCGCGGTGGTGGCGAAGAGCACCAGACGTGTCGCCGCGTAGCGACCCGGATGACTACGGTAGATCCACACAAGGACACCGAGCGTGACGATGAAGTGCAGGGTCGCGTAGTAGTAGTTCATGCCGACGATCAGCCATGTCACCGAGTTCACGGAGTGGTTGATCGTCTCCTCGACCGCGATCCCGAGGTGGTGTTCCACCTTCCAGATCCAGTCGGCGTTGCTCAGCGCCTGCGTCTTCTGCTCGGGGACCGCGTTGCGGATCAGGGAGTACGTCCAGTAACTCACCGCGATCAGCAGGATCTCGAACCAGAGACGAGGGCGACGCGGAGCCCTCAGCCGGTGCAGAGACCCCTGCCCCGGCGTGCCCGTGACGGACCGCGGGGCGGCCTGCTCCCGGCCTTCCTCCAGCGTCGTCACGGTTGAGTCACCCATGGGCACAGAGTCTGCCAGAAAAGCCGCACCTCACCGATCATCCTCTGGTCGGGTTCATCACGCACGTCCGTCGGGGTAGGGCGGACGGGCATCTCCTCCGCACGTATCGCATCGCTCCCCGCTTTCTCCGTCTTAGGTACGACTCCG is from Streptomyces sp. NBC_01314 and encodes:
- a CDS encoding phosphatase PAP2 family protein, with amino-acid sequence MGDSTVTTLEEGREQAAPRSVTGTPGQGSLHRLRAPRRPRLWFEILLIAVSYWTYSLIRNAVPEQKTQALSNADWIWKVEHHLGIAVEETINHSVNSVTWLIVGMNYYYATLHFIVTLGVLVWIYRSHPGRYAATRLVLFATTAVALVGYFFYPLAPPRLMANESFIDTVVVHQTWGSMASGDLKNMSNQYAAMPSMHIGWSLWCGLTIFALASVPWVRVLGLLYPTLTLVVIVATANHFWLDAVGGMICLAFGFTVARVWYGALPYALPRQVAGRAVEPELEPVKA
- a CDS encoding pyridoxamine 5'-phosphate oxidase family protein; this encodes MSDTSTPQTRLDPRYSDPDAAAIPWPEAEARLSGAGLFWISTVRPDGRPHVTPLPGVWSQGALHFCTGPEERKARNLAENPHVVLTTGTNTWDEGYDLVVEGEAVRVSDDGRLRELAVAWEAKYGSFWHFEVRDGCFQHGAGRAFVFSVAPATVFGFGKGEPFSQTRWRFG
- a CDS encoding glutamine synthetase family protein — encoded protein: MDKQQEFVLRTLEERDIRFVRLWFTDVLGFLKSVAVAPAELEQAFDEGIGFDGSAIEGFARVYESDMIAKPDPSTFQVLPWRAEAPGTARMFCDILMPDGSPSFADPRYVLKRALAKTSDLGFTFYTHPEIEFFLLKDKPTDGSRPTPADNSGYFDHTPQNVGMDFRRQAITMLESMGISVEFSHHEGAPGQQEIDLRYADALSTADNIMTFRLVMKQVALEQGVQATFMPKPFSEHPGSGMHTHLSLFEGDRNAFYESGAEYQLSKVGRSFIAGLLKHAAEIAAVTNQWVNSYKRIWGGSERTAGAGGEAPSYICWGHNNRSALVRVPMYKPGKTGSARVEVRSLDSGANPYLAYAMLLAAGLKGIEEGYELPPGAEDDVWALSDAERRAMGIEPLPQNLGEALSLMERSDLVAETLGEHVFDFFLRNKRQEWEEYRSEVTAFELRKNLPVL
- a CDS encoding DMT family transporter yields the protein MPLASTLRMAVLALLWGSGFLWIKLALNHGLSPLQITVTRCALGAGVLLAPALAARQRLPRDRRVWGHLLVAAFFCNALPFALFSIGEQTVDSGTAGVLNATTPLWALLLGLLLGTDRPLSPARLTGLLLGFAGVLLIFAPWQRTGLMTGGALALLGAAVSYAVAFAYMGRHLTGRGAPLAVSAAQLLTATGWTALALPAGNPGTAGVDATALVAVTVLGIFGTGVTFYLNYRLIEDEGATSAATVGYLLPVVSVALGALFLDERVGPRVIVGMVVVLAGVALTRQRGGSAGRTPVRPRPAAAPVADRPVVRS
- a CDS encoding LysR family transcriptional regulator, whose amino-acid sequence is MLDVRRMQVLRTVVTSGSVTAAATSLGYTPSAVSQQIAALEKEAGTALLERVGRGVRPTQAGLLLTEYAGTIGRQVAEAETALADLRAGRTGHLAVRYFATVGASLVAPAVARLRAEHPGVQVELKLIDPDDPLPAVREGRADLALVVLPRGSAPEGVRLLHLLDDTYFAVLPTAHPLADRPALELSDLADEPWVGSESPGPCLDAELDACAAAGFRPRFVVESEDYATAQGFVAAGLGVGLIPRLGLGSPHPDVVVRRLADPEPQRSIHVAVRETAPPQPALRTFVRALRDAVRASGPRQAAPAPGTTP
- a CDS encoding bifunctional [glutamine synthetase] adenylyltransferase/[glutamine synthetase]-adenylyl-L-tyrosine phosphorylase; this encodes MTAPGRRSSTFSRLLRHGFTDPSAAERLLESEELSAVRNDPVLLDALGATADPNLALLGLVRLLEAQPDRTARRAVLDTLIAAKPLRDRLLGVLGASAALGDHLARHAQDWQALVTYEAQDLHPGVEEFEQGLAEATDPVSLRVAYRRCLLSIAARDVCGTTDLAQTAAELADLATATLRAALAIARAAAPEDAALCRLAVIAMGKCGGHELNYVSDVDVIFVGETADGADEQKAIRAATRLASHMMRICSETTVEGSIWPVDANLRPEGRNGPLVRTLSSHLAYYQRWAKTWEFQALLKARPVAGDLELGEEYVAALEPLVWKAAERDNFVADVQRMRRRVVETIPAAEVDRQLKLGPGGLRDVEFAVQMLQLVHGRGDTSLRSGTTLDALGALAAGGYVGRADAAQFDAAYRFLRSMEHRIQLYRLRRTHLVPEDDNDLRRIGRSLGLRTDPVAELNREWRRHAAVVRRLHEKLFYRPLLDAVAQLAPGETRLSADAASERLVALGYADPAAALRHLEALASGVSRKAAIQRTLLPVLLGWFADSANPDAGLLNFRKVSDALGRTPWYLRLLRDEGAAAENLARVLSAGRLAPDLLMRAPEAVSLLGDGDGVAGGVGGLEPRVRAHLEQEILSAVGRADGAQQAVTAVRGVRRRELFRTAAMDIVGSYGTEASPASPILDFARTGGPPSDQGALVDLVGGAVSDLTAATLAGTLRAVVRDRWGDTLPTLFAVIGMGRFGGHELGYGSDADVLFVHEPREGVDEQEAARAANAVVAEMRRLLQLPSADPPLLIDADLRPEGKSGPVARTLKSYEAYYRRWSLGWESQALLRAEPVAGDEELGRRFIELIDPLRYPADGLGDDAVREIRRLKARMESERMPRGADPTLHTKLGRGGLSDVEWTVQLFQLRHGHGVSGLRTTRTRAALAAAHAADLVSAEDAAILDEAWVLATRVRNAVMLVRGRAGDTFPSDGRELAAVGRYLGYGPGHVGDMLDDYRRITRRARGVVDELFYGG
- a CDS encoding VOC family protein; the protein is MQYTLEVIPLPVSDIDRARDFYRDKVGFHVDVDQEVMPGMRIVQLTPPGSGCSIALGDAIWDMARGPKPAPGAYQGLQLCVADIKAAHAELLERGLDVSEPVQYAPDDGATFMYFKDPDGNGWAVQEYRRRVTEPLHRVLADLADLAEQP